A DNA window from Rhinolophus sinicus isolate RSC01 linkage group LG10, ASM3656204v1, whole genome shotgun sequence contains the following coding sequences:
- the USP19 gene encoding ubiquitin carboxyl-terminal hydrolase 19 isoform X4, with translation MSGGTSATGPRRGPPGLEEATSKKKQKDRANQESKDGDPRRGGSVSTPQEEQTKEELLLDWKQSADEVIVKLRVGAGPLRLEEVDTAFTDTDCVVRLPDGRQWGGVFYAEIESSCAKVQARKGGLLQLALPKKVPLLTWPSLLKKPLGTQELVSGLQCQENGQEPSPIALEPGPEPRRAKQEARNQKRAQGRGEVGAGAGPGAQAGPSAKRAVHLRRGPEGEGSRDGPGPRGDAPPFLAESATQAEAEEQLQVPLLNPQTCLLGSEESLALLAGEKAVSPRNDPVSPAMTRSQDPEKGDRSKEEMAVAADAAPLVDEPDMVNLAFVKNDSYEKGPDSVVVHVYVKEICRDTSRVLFREQDFMLIFQTRDGNFLRLHPGCGPHTIFRWQVKLRNLIEPEQCTFCFTASRIDICLRKRQSQRWGGLEAPAARGAVGGAKVVVPTGPTPLDSTPPGGAPHPLTGQEEARAVEKEKPKARSEDTALDGVAARTPMEHVAPKPEPHLASPKPTCMVPPMPHSPVSGDSVEEEEEEEKKVCLPGFTGLVNLGNTCFMNSVIQSLSNTRELRDFFHDRSFEAEINYNNPLGTGGRLAIGFAVLLRALWKGTHHAFQPSKLKAIVASKASQFTGYAQHDAQEFMAFLLDGLHEDLNRIQNKPYTETVDSDGRPDEVVAEEAWQRHKMRNDSFIVDLFQGQYKSKLVCPVCAKVSITFDPFLYLPVPLPQKQKVLPVFYFAREPHSKPIKFLVSISKENSSASEVLDSLSQSVHVKPENLRLAEVIKNRFHRVFLPSQSLDTVSPSDTLLCFELLSPELAKERVVVLEVQQRPQVPSIPISKCAACQRKQQSEDEKLKRCTRCYRVGYCNQLCQKTHWPDHKGLCRPENIGYPFLVSVPASRLTYARLAQLLEGYARYSVSVFQPPFQPGRMALEAQGPGCTTLLSTSSLEAGDSERDSIQPPELQLVTPVAEGDTGIARAWAAPDRCPVPSTSGVSSEMLASGSIDVGSMPAGERVSRPEAAVPGYQHPSEAMNSHTSQFLIYKIDSSNREQRLEDKGDTPLELGDDCSLALVWRNNERLPEFVLVASKELECAEDAGSAGEAARAGHFTLDQCLNLFTRPEVLAPEEAWYCPQCKQHREASKQLLLWRLPNVLIVQLKRFSFRSFIWRDKINDLVEFPVRNLDLSKFCIGQKEEQLPSYDLYAVINHYGGMIGGHYTACARLPSDRSSQRSDVGWRLFDDSTVTTVDESQVVTRYAYVLFYRRRNSPVERPPRAGHSEHHPDLGPAAEAAASQASRIWQELEAEEEPVPEGPAPLGPWGPQDWVGPPPRGPTTPDEGCLRYFVLGTVAALVALVLNVFYPLVSQSRWR, from the exons AATTGTTGCTTGATTGGAAGCAGAGTGCAGATGAGGTGATTGTCAAGCTGCGTGTGGGAGCTGGTCCCCTGCGGCTGGAGGAGGTGGATACTGCTTTCACGGACACGGACTGTGTGGTGCGGCTTCCAG ATGGTCGGCAGTGGGGTGGTGTTTTCTATGCTGAGATAGAAAGTTCTTGCGCCAAAGTACAGGCTCGCAAAGGTGGCCTCCTGCAGCTGGCATTGCCCAAGAAGGTGCCTCtgctcacatggccttctctCCTG AAGAAACCTCTGGGGACCCAGGAGTTGGTGTCAGGGCTACAGTGCCAGGAGAATGGGCAGGAGCCGTCTCCCATTGCCCTGGAGCCAGGCCCTGAGCCCCGCAGGGCTAAGCAAGAGGCTCGGAACCAGAAGCGGGCCCAGGGACGTGGTGAGGTAGGCGCGGGGGCTGGCCCCGGGGCCCAGGCAGGGCCCAGCGCCAAGAGGGCTGTGCATCTCCGCAGAGGGCCAGAGGGGGAAGGGTCCAGAGATGGCCCTGGACCCCGGGGCGATGCCCCCCCCTTCCTGGCTGAGTCAGCTACCCAG GCTGAGGCTGAGGAACAGCTCCAGGTACCACTGCTGAACCCCCAGACCTGCCTCCTGGGCTCGGAGGAGAGTCTAGCACTTTTGGCAGGAGAGAAGGCAGTGTCCCCCAGGAATGACCCAGTCTCCCCCGCCATGACTCGGAGCCAAGACCCTGAGAAAGGTGATCGTTCCAAAGAGGAGATGGCAGTAGCAGCAGATGCTGCACCCTTGGTGGATG AGCCCGACATGGTGAACCTGGCATTTGTCAAGAATGACTCGTATGAGAAAGGGCCGGACTCCGTGGTGGTGCACGTATACGTGAAGGAAATCTGCAGGGACACCTCTCGCGTGCTCTTCCGTGAGCAGGACTTCATGCTTATCTTCCAGACCAG GGATGGAAACTTCCTGAGGCTGCACCCGGGCTGTGGGCCTCACACCATCTTCCGTTGGCAGGTGAAGCTCAG GAACCTGATTGAGCCAGAGCAGTGCACCTTCTGCTTCACGGCCTCTCGCATTGACATCTGCCTCCGAAAGCGGCAGAGTCAGCGCTGGGGGGGCCTGGAGGCCCCAGCTGCACGAG GTGCAGTGGGTGGTGCAAAGGTGGTCGTGCCGACAGGTCCAACCCCTCTGGATTCAACCCCACCGGGAGGTGCCCCACACCCCCTGACAGGCCAGGAGGAAGCCCGGGCTGTGGAGAAGGAGAAACCGAAGGCTCGATCTGAGGACACAGCGCTGGATGGTGTGGCAGCCCGCACCCCCATGGAGCATGTAGCCCCAAAGCCAGAGCCACACCTGGCCTCG CCCAAGCCCACATGTATGGTGCCCCCAATGCCCCACAGCCCTGTGAGTGGAGACAGcgtggaggaagaggaggaagaagagaagaaggtgTGTCTGCCGGGCTTCACTGGCCTTGTCAATCTCGGTAACACTTGCTTCATGAACAGTGTCATTCAGTCTCTGTCCAACACTCGGGAGCTCCGGGACTTCTTCCATG ACCGCTCCTTTGAGGCCGAGATCAACTACAACAACCCACTGGGGACAGGTGGGCGTCTGGCCATTGGCTTTGCCGTGCTGCTGCGGGCGCTGTGGAAGGGCACCCACCATGCCTTCCAGCCTTCTAAGTTGAAG GCCATTGTGGCGAGCAAGGCCAGCCAGTTCACAGGCTATGCACAGCACGATGCCCAGGAATTCATGGCTTTCCTGTTGGATGGGCTGCACGAGGACCTGAACCGCATACAGAACAAGCCGTACACGGAGACAGTGGACTCAGATGGGCGGCCCGATGAG GTGGTGGCGGAGGAGGCATGGCAGCGGCACAAGATGAGGAATGACTCTTTCATCGTGGACCTGTTTCAGGGCCAGTACAAGTCGAAGCTGGTGTGCCCTGTGTGTGCCAAG GTCTCCATCACGTTTGACCCATTCCTGTACCTGCCAGTGCCCTTGCCACAGAAGCAAAAGGTTCTACCCGTCTTCTATTTTGCCCGGGAGCCCCACAGCAAGCCCATCAAG TTCCTGGTGAGCATCAGCAAGGAGAACTCCAGTGCAAGTGAAGTGTTGGACTCCCTCTCTCAGAGTGTCCATGTGAAGCCTGAGAACCTGCGTCTGGCCGAG GTGATTAAGAATCGCTTCCACCGTGTATTCCTGCCCTCCCAGTCATTGGACACTGTGTCCCCATCCGACACGCTCCTCTGCTTCGAGCTGTTATCCCCAGAGTTGGCCAAGGAGCGGGTGGTGGTGCTAGAGGTACAACAG CGCCCCCAGGTGCCCAGCATCCCGATCTCCAAGTGTGCAGCCTGCCAGCGGAAGCAGCAGTCCGAGGACGAGAAGCTGAAACGCTGCACCCGGTGCTATCGTGTGGGCTACTGCAACCA GCTCTGCCAGAAAACCCACTGGCCTGACCATAAGGGCCTCTGCCGCCCTGAGAACATTGGCTACCCCTTCCTGGTCAGTGTACCTGCCTCACGCCTCACTTATGCCCGTCTTGCTCAGTTGCTAGAGGGCTATGCCCG GTATTCTGTGAGCGTATTCCAGCCACCCTTCCAGCCTGGCCGCATGGCCTTGGAGGCCCAGGGCCCTGGCTGCACCACGTTGCTCTCCACTAGCTCCCTGGAGGCTGGGGACAGTGAGAGGGACTCCATTCAGCCACCTGAGCTCCAACTGGTGACCCCCGTGGCTGAGGGGGACACAGGGATTGCCCGGGCATGGGCAGCCCCTGATCGGTGCCCTGTGCCCAGCACCAGTGGGGTTTCTTCCGAGATGCTGGCCAGTGGGTCCATTGATGTTGGCTCCATGCCTGCTGGTGAAAGGGTGTCCCGGCCCGAAG CTGCTGTGCCCGGCTACCAACATCCAAGTGAAGCCATGAATTCCCACACATCCCagttccttatctataaaattgacTCATCCAACCGAGAGCAGCGGCTAGAGGACAAAG GAGATACCCCACTGGAGCTGGGTGATGACTGCAGCCTGGCTCTTGTCTGGCGGAACAACGAGCGCCTGCCAGAGTTCGTGTTGGTGGCCTCCAAGGAGCTGGAATGTGCGGAGGATGCAGGCTCTGCCGGGGAAGCTGCCCGTGCCGGCCACTTCACTCTGGACCAGTGCCTGAACCTCTTCACGCGGCCGGAGGTGCTGGCACCCGAGGAGGCTTG GTACTGCCCACAGTGCAAACAACACCGCGAGGCCTCCAAGCAGCTGCTGCTGTGGCGCCTGCCCAACGTGCTCATTGTGCAGCTCAAGCGCTTCTCCTTCCGCAGTTTCATCTGGCGTGACAAGATCAACGACTTAGTGGAGTTCCCTGTTCG GAACCTGGACCTGAGCAAGTTCTGCATTGGTCAGAAAGAGGAGCAGCTGCCCAGCTACGACCTGTATGCCGTCATCAACCACTACGGAGGCATGATCGGTGGTCACTACACCGCCTGTGCACGCCTGCCCAGTGACCGCAGCAGCCAGCGCAGCGACGTGG GCTGGCGCTTGTTTGATGACAGCACGGTGACAACAGTAGACGAGAGCCAGGTTGTGACGCGTTATGCCTATGTACTCTTCTACCGCCGGCGGAACTCTCCTGTGGAGAGGCCCCCCCGGGCAGGTCACTCTGAGCACCACCCAGACCTAGGCCCTGCagctgaggctgctgccagccag GCTTCCCGGATTTGGCAGGAGCTGGAGGCCGAGGAGGAGCCGGTACCCGAGGGGCCTGCGCCCCTGGGTCCCTGGGGGCCTCAAGACTGGGTGGGCCCCCCGCCACGTGGCCCTACCACACCAGATGAGGGCTGTCTCCGGTACTTTGTTCTGGGCACCGTGGCAGCATTGGTGGCCCTCGTGCTCAACGTGTTCTATCCTCTGGTATCCCAGAGTCGCTGGAGATGA
- the USP19 gene encoding ubiquitin carboxyl-terminal hydrolase 19 isoform X24 — translation MSGGTSATGPRRGPPGLEEATSKKKQKDRANQESKDGDPRRGSVSTPQEEQTKEELLLDWKQSADEVIVKLRVGAGPLRLEEVDTAFTDTDCVVRLPDGRQWGGVFYAEIESSCAKVQARKGGLLQLALPKKVPLLTWPSLLKKPLGTQELVSGLQCQENGQEPSPIALEPGPEPRRAKQEARNQKRAQGRGEVGAGAGPGAQAGPSAKRAVHLRRGPEGEGSRDGPGPRGDAPPFLAESATQAEAEEQLQVPLLNPQTCLLGSEESLALLAGEKAVSPRNDPVSPAMTRSQDPEKEPDMVNLAFVKNDSYEKGPDSVVVHVYVKEICRDTSRVLFREQDFMLIFQTRDGNFLRLHPGCGPHTIFRWQVKLRNLIEPEQCTFCFTASRIDICLRKRQSQRWGGLEAPAARVGGAKVVVPTGPTPLDSTPPGGAPHPLTGQEEARAVEKEKPKARSEDTALDGVAARTPMEHVAPKPEPHLASPKPTCMVPPMPHSPVSGDSVEEEEEEEKKVCLPGFTGLVNLGNTCFMNSVIQSLSNTRELRDFFHDRSFEAEINYNNPLGTGGRLAIGFAVLLRALWKGTHHAFQPSKLKAIVASKASQFTGYAQHDAQEFMAFLLDGLHEDLNRIQNKPYTETVDSDGRPDEVVAEEAWQRHKMRNDSFIVDLFQGQYKSKLVCPVCAKVSITFDPFLYLPVPLPQKQKVLPVFYFAREPHSKPIKFLVSISKENSSASEVLDSLSQSVHVKPENLRLAEVIKNRFHRVFLPSQSLDTVSPSDTLLCFELLSPELAKERVVVLEVQQRPQVPSIPISKCAACQRKQQSEDEKLKRCTRCYRVGYCNQLCQKTHWPDHKGLCRPENIGYPFLVSVPASRLTYARLAQLLEGYARYSVSVFQPPFQPGRMALEAQGPGCTTLLSTSSLEAGDSERDSIQPPELQLVTPVAEGDTGIARAWAAPDRCPVPSTSGVSSEMLASGSIDVGSMPAGERVSRPEAAVPGYQHPSEAMNSHTSQFLIYKIDSSNREQRLEDKGDTPLELGDDCSLALVWRNNERLPEFVLVASKELECAEDAGSAGEAARAGHFTLDQCLNLFTRPEVLAPEEAWYCPQCKQHREASKQLLLWRLPNVLIVQLKRFSFRSFIWRDKINDLVEFPVRNLDLSKFCIGQKEEQLPSYDLYAVINHYGGMIGGHYTACARLPSDRSSQRSDVGWRLFDDSTVTTVDESQVVTRYAYVLFYRRRNSPVERPPRAGHSEHHPDLGPAAEAAASQGLGPGQAPEVAPTRTAPERFAPPVDRPAPTYSNMEEVD, via the exons AATTGTTGCTTGATTGGAAGCAGAGTGCAGATGAGGTGATTGTCAAGCTGCGTGTGGGAGCTGGTCCCCTGCGGCTGGAGGAGGTGGATACTGCTTTCACGGACACGGACTGTGTGGTGCGGCTTCCAG ATGGTCGGCAGTGGGGTGGTGTTTTCTATGCTGAGATAGAAAGTTCTTGCGCCAAAGTACAGGCTCGCAAAGGTGGCCTCCTGCAGCTGGCATTGCCCAAGAAGGTGCCTCtgctcacatggccttctctCCTG AAGAAACCTCTGGGGACCCAGGAGTTGGTGTCAGGGCTACAGTGCCAGGAGAATGGGCAGGAGCCGTCTCCCATTGCCCTGGAGCCAGGCCCTGAGCCCCGCAGGGCTAAGCAAGAGGCTCGGAACCAGAAGCGGGCCCAGGGACGTGGTGAGGTAGGCGCGGGGGCTGGCCCCGGGGCCCAGGCAGGGCCCAGCGCCAAGAGGGCTGTGCATCTCCGCAGAGGGCCAGAGGGGGAAGGGTCCAGAGATGGCCCTGGACCCCGGGGCGATGCCCCCCCCTTCCTGGCTGAGTCAGCTACCCAG GCTGAGGCTGAGGAACAGCTCCAGGTACCACTGCTGAACCCCCAGACCTGCCTCCTGGGCTCGGAGGAGAGTCTAGCACTTTTGGCAGGAGAGAAGGCAGTGTCCCCCAGGAATGACCCAGTCTCCCCCGCCATGACTCGGAGCCAAGACCCTGAGAAAG AGCCCGACATGGTGAACCTGGCATTTGTCAAGAATGACTCGTATGAGAAAGGGCCGGACTCCGTGGTGGTGCACGTATACGTGAAGGAAATCTGCAGGGACACCTCTCGCGTGCTCTTCCGTGAGCAGGACTTCATGCTTATCTTCCAGACCAG GGATGGAAACTTCCTGAGGCTGCACCCGGGCTGTGGGCCTCACACCATCTTCCGTTGGCAGGTGAAGCTCAG GAACCTGATTGAGCCAGAGCAGTGCACCTTCTGCTTCACGGCCTCTCGCATTGACATCTGCCTCCGAAAGCGGCAGAGTCAGCGCTGGGGGGGCCTGGAGGCCCCAGCTGCACGAG TGGGTGGTGCAAAGGTGGTCGTGCCGACAGGTCCAACCCCTCTGGATTCAACCCCACCGGGAGGTGCCCCACACCCCCTGACAGGCCAGGAGGAAGCCCGGGCTGTGGAGAAGGAGAAACCGAAGGCTCGATCTGAGGACACAGCGCTGGATGGTGTGGCAGCCCGCACCCCCATGGAGCATGTAGCCCCAAAGCCAGAGCCACACCTGGCCTCG CCCAAGCCCACATGTATGGTGCCCCCAATGCCCCACAGCCCTGTGAGTGGAGACAGcgtggaggaagaggaggaagaagagaagaaggtgTGTCTGCCGGGCTTCACTGGCCTTGTCAATCTCGGTAACACTTGCTTCATGAACAGTGTCATTCAGTCTCTGTCCAACACTCGGGAGCTCCGGGACTTCTTCCATG ACCGCTCCTTTGAGGCCGAGATCAACTACAACAACCCACTGGGGACAGGTGGGCGTCTGGCCATTGGCTTTGCCGTGCTGCTGCGGGCGCTGTGGAAGGGCACCCACCATGCCTTCCAGCCTTCTAAGTTGAAG GCCATTGTGGCGAGCAAGGCCAGCCAGTTCACAGGCTATGCACAGCACGATGCCCAGGAATTCATGGCTTTCCTGTTGGATGGGCTGCACGAGGACCTGAACCGCATACAGAACAAGCCGTACACGGAGACAGTGGACTCAGATGGGCGGCCCGATGAG GTGGTGGCGGAGGAGGCATGGCAGCGGCACAAGATGAGGAATGACTCTTTCATCGTGGACCTGTTTCAGGGCCAGTACAAGTCGAAGCTGGTGTGCCCTGTGTGTGCCAAG GTCTCCATCACGTTTGACCCATTCCTGTACCTGCCAGTGCCCTTGCCACAGAAGCAAAAGGTTCTACCCGTCTTCTATTTTGCCCGGGAGCCCCACAGCAAGCCCATCAAG TTCCTGGTGAGCATCAGCAAGGAGAACTCCAGTGCAAGTGAAGTGTTGGACTCCCTCTCTCAGAGTGTCCATGTGAAGCCTGAGAACCTGCGTCTGGCCGAG GTGATTAAGAATCGCTTCCACCGTGTATTCCTGCCCTCCCAGTCATTGGACACTGTGTCCCCATCCGACACGCTCCTCTGCTTCGAGCTGTTATCCCCAGAGTTGGCCAAGGAGCGGGTGGTGGTGCTAGAGGTACAACAG CGCCCCCAGGTGCCCAGCATCCCGATCTCCAAGTGTGCAGCCTGCCAGCGGAAGCAGCAGTCCGAGGACGAGAAGCTGAAACGCTGCACCCGGTGCTATCGTGTGGGCTACTGCAACCA GCTCTGCCAGAAAACCCACTGGCCTGACCATAAGGGCCTCTGCCGCCCTGAGAACATTGGCTACCCCTTCCTGGTCAGTGTACCTGCCTCACGCCTCACTTATGCCCGTCTTGCTCAGTTGCTAGAGGGCTATGCCCG GTATTCTGTGAGCGTATTCCAGCCACCCTTCCAGCCTGGCCGCATGGCCTTGGAGGCCCAGGGCCCTGGCTGCACCACGTTGCTCTCCACTAGCTCCCTGGAGGCTGGGGACAGTGAGAGGGACTCCATTCAGCCACCTGAGCTCCAACTGGTGACCCCCGTGGCTGAGGGGGACACAGGGATTGCCCGGGCATGGGCAGCCCCTGATCGGTGCCCTGTGCCCAGCACCAGTGGGGTTTCTTCCGAGATGCTGGCCAGTGGGTCCATTGATGTTGGCTCCATGCCTGCTGGTGAAAGGGTGTCCCGGCCCGAAG CTGCTGTGCCCGGCTACCAACATCCAAGTGAAGCCATGAATTCCCACACATCCCagttccttatctataaaattgacTCATCCAACCGAGAGCAGCGGCTAGAGGACAAAG GAGATACCCCACTGGAGCTGGGTGATGACTGCAGCCTGGCTCTTGTCTGGCGGAACAACGAGCGCCTGCCAGAGTTCGTGTTGGTGGCCTCCAAGGAGCTGGAATGTGCGGAGGATGCAGGCTCTGCCGGGGAAGCTGCCCGTGCCGGCCACTTCACTCTGGACCAGTGCCTGAACCTCTTCACGCGGCCGGAGGTGCTGGCACCCGAGGAGGCTTG GTACTGCCCACAGTGCAAACAACACCGCGAGGCCTCCAAGCAGCTGCTGCTGTGGCGCCTGCCCAACGTGCTCATTGTGCAGCTCAAGCGCTTCTCCTTCCGCAGTTTCATCTGGCGTGACAAGATCAACGACTTAGTGGAGTTCCCTGTTCG GAACCTGGACCTGAGCAAGTTCTGCATTGGTCAGAAAGAGGAGCAGCTGCCCAGCTACGACCTGTATGCCGTCATCAACCACTACGGAGGCATGATCGGTGGTCACTACACCGCCTGTGCACGCCTGCCCAGTGACCGCAGCAGCCAGCGCAGCGACGTGG GCTGGCGCTTGTTTGATGACAGCACGGTGACAACAGTAGACGAGAGCCAGGTTGTGACGCGTTATGCCTATGTACTCTTCTACCGCCGGCGGAACTCTCCTGTGGAGAGGCCCCCCCGGGCAGGTCACTCTGAGCACCACCCAGACCTAGGCCCTGCagctgaggctgctgccagccag GGACTAGGCCCTGGCCAGGCCCCCGAGGTGGCCCCCACGCGGACAGCCCCTGAACGCTTCGCCCCCCCTGTGGACCGCCCAGCCCCCACCTACAGCAACATGGAGGAGGTCGATTAG